Proteins found in one Nostoc sp. NIES-3756 genomic segment:
- a CDS encoding ArnT family glycosyltransferase, with protein sequence MSYKSQSLQSLWRQFTLSATFPYISLLIWTVPLLLFTSGQNSLIAHDEGLYAWRARLIIDTGDWIAGWGTNHHKTPGPYWLIASFYQMFGVNEFSVRFPSLIFGILCLLLVYEIGKVILNKNLAWLATAILSVEFLWLQYCRIGNPDIAMIFLVLLAIYSLIKSELNPKFRYLFGFIAGLTLGLGFLMRSFVIVLPTIALLPYLILENRRHRHLTNPWLYIGIIIGFLPTLVWSWLNWQFDQNNSFTPLVAFVLQSGSEERDGNGVIFYFWNIALKAFPWSFFGLLGLFLVYRRPLPRYNLILVGFPLILFTELTIFSTRLSHYALCLYPFIALLAAVGLDWLGKVFEQGYTKSKSLWKQSNIPLILSCVSGLLGILFLLAAIVAFIWGGVYRNYAVIGLVVGLSWFIVPTVWISRHRFGLKSITSDYWIAGWLIPCWLALALVGSFGLLSDYNPAYRTFVQKPAIASILKNNPVHFVKVQDKKSVLIFFYTPINGQEVDTIAQLPPSSYAWVNKNIVPEISKPHRVIGELQHYQLVQLLQ encoded by the coding sequence ATGTCGTATAAATCACAATCTTTACAGTCACTTTGGCGGCAGTTTACCTTATCAGCCACTTTTCCCTACATTAGTTTGCTGATTTGGACAGTTCCTTTATTACTATTCACTTCTGGGCAAAATAGTTTAATCGCCCATGATGAAGGACTTTACGCCTGGCGTGCGCGTCTTATCATTGACACTGGTGATTGGATAGCTGGTTGGGGAACTAATCACCATAAGACTCCCGGCCCCTATTGGTTAATTGCCAGTTTTTATCAGATGTTTGGAGTCAATGAATTTAGTGTGAGATTTCCTAGCCTTATTTTTGGGATTCTTTGCTTATTACTTGTGTATGAAATCGGCAAGGTTATTCTAAATAAAAACTTAGCTTGGCTAGCCACCGCAATTTTGAGTGTGGAATTTCTTTGGTTGCAATATTGCCGAATCGGTAATCCCGATATAGCGATGATTTTCTTAGTTCTTTTAGCTATTTATTCATTGATAAAATCCGAATTAAACCCAAAATTTAGGTACTTATTTGGCTTTATTGCTGGCTTAACTTTGGGTTTAGGCTTCTTGATGAGAAGTTTTGTAATTGTTCTCCCAACAATAGCTTTGTTACCTTATTTAATTTTAGAAAATCGTCGTCATCGTCATTTAACTAACCCTTGGTTATATATAGGAATAATTATAGGGTTTCTGCCTACATTAGTTTGGTCATGGTTGAATTGGCAATTCGACCAAAATAATAGTTTCACTCCTTTAGTAGCATTTGTATTGCAATCTGGCTCTGAGGAGCGTGATGGAAATGGGGTAATATTTTATTTCTGGAATATTGCTTTAAAAGCATTTCCTTGGTCATTTTTTGGACTTTTAGGATTATTTTTAGTTTACCGTCGTCCGTTACCTCGTTATAATTTGATATTAGTAGGATTCCCCCTAATTTTATTTACAGAACTCACTATTTTCTCCACCCGCCTATCTCACTATGCTCTTTGTCTTTATCCTTTTATTGCTTTACTAGCGGCTGTGGGTTTAGATTGGTTAGGTAAAGTTTTTGAGCAAGGATATACAAAAAGCAAATCCTTGTGGAAGCAAAGCAATATCCCACTTATTCTTAGTTGTGTAAGTGGCTTATTAGGTATTCTATTCTTATTAGCGGCTATAGTTGCCTTTATTTGGGGTGGAGTTTATCGCAACTATGCAGTTATAGGTTTGGTTGTTGGCTTAAGCTGGTTTATCGTGCCTACAGTCTGGATTAGCCGTCATAGATTCGGGCTTAAATCTATCACCTCTGATTACTGGATAGCTGGGTGGCTAATCCCTTGTTGGTTAGCGTTGGCGTTAGTTGGCAGTTTTGGTTTATTAAGTGACTATAATCCTGCTTATCGCACCTTTGTACAAAAACCAGCGATCGCTTCTATCTTAAAAAACAACCCCGTCCACTTTGTCAAGGTACAAGATAAAAAGTCTGTCCTAATTTTTTTCTATACTCCCATTAACGGACAAGAAGTAGATACAATTGCCCAACTACCACCCTCCAGTTATGCTTGGGTAAATAAAAATATTGTTCCAGAAATATCCAAACCACACCGCGTTATCGGAGAATTACAGCACTATCAGTTAGTACAGTTACTTCAGTAG
- a CDS encoding isopenicillin N synthase family dioxygenase, protein MTALQIVDKKFSQLPIIDINALVSRTKNPDDKTLKYCASVAEQIRQACQDYGFFYIVGHGVDEQLQQQLEHLSQQFFQQDLDTKLKICMAHGGRAWRGYFPVGNELTSGKPDLKEGIYFGAELAEEHPLVKAGIPMHGRNLFPSNISQFRETVLAYIELMTQLGHTLMAGIALSLRLEESYFADRYTKDPLILFRIFNYPPNSSLSNAEWGVGEHTDYGVLTILKQDNIGGLQVKSKSGWIDAPPIPNSFVCNIGDMLDRMTQGLYRSTPHRVKNLSTSDRLSFPFFFDPNFHAEVKPIELTDVLVNDDKSDRWDKASVHQFQGTYGDYLLNKVSKVFPELRQTVF, encoded by the coding sequence ATGACAGCCTTACAAATTGTGGATAAAAAGTTTTCACAACTTCCAATAATTGATATTAATGCGCTAGTTTCTCGAACCAAAAACCCTGATGATAAAACACTGAAATATTGTGCTTCAGTAGCAGAACAAATTAGACAAGCGTGTCAAGATTACGGCTTTTTCTATATTGTTGGGCATGGGGTTGATGAACAATTGCAGCAGCAGTTAGAACATCTCAGTCAACAATTTTTCCAACAAGATTTAGACACTAAATTGAAAATATGTATGGCTCATGGTGGTAGAGCTTGGCGGGGGTATTTCCCTGTAGGGAACGAGCTAACGTCCGGTAAACCAGACTTAAAAGAAGGCATCTACTTCGGTGCTGAACTAGCAGAAGAACATCCACTTGTGAAAGCTGGTATACCAATGCACGGTCGCAATCTTTTTCCATCCAATATTTCTCAATTTAGAGAAACAGTACTTGCTTATATAGAGTTAATGACTCAACTTGGACATACACTAATGGCTGGTATTGCTCTAAGTTTAAGATTAGAGGAGTCTTATTTTGCAGACCGTTATACAAAAGACCCTCTGATATTATTTCGGATTTTTAATTATCCTCCTAATTCATCTTTATCTAATGCTGAATGGGGTGTGGGTGAACATACAGATTATGGAGTTTTGACTATTCTCAAACAAGATAATATCGGCGGATTACAAGTCAAATCAAAATCTGGTTGGATAGATGCGCCCCCTATTCCTAATTCCTTTGTCTGCAACATCGGCGATATGCTCGATCGCATGACTCAAGGACTCTATCGCTCAACACCCCACCGCGTGAAGAACCTCTCAACAAGCGATCGCCTTTCGTTTCCTTTCTTCTTTGACCCCAATTTTCATGCTGAAGTCAAACCCATTGAACTAACCGACGTATTAGTCAATGATGATAAAAGCGATCGCTGGGATAAAGCCAGTGTCCACCAATTTCAAGGCACATACGGCGATTACTTGTTAAACAAGGTGTCTAAGGTATTTCCAGAACTCCGGCAAACAGTGTTTTAA
- a CDS encoding MarR family winged helix-turn-helix transcriptional regulator, with translation MIAQSDHPPASESWQQYLAPYSMGYRIKILSQLLTRKFTERLEPFGLTPFHWLVLCCLWQEDGLPTSSIGDKLQQVGGTLTGVLDRMEERGLVRRERDVHDRRIWRIWLTDAGKELERVLPPIAAELCDETMQGITSAEREMFSQLLNRAIANLS, from the coding sequence ATGATTGCTCAATCCGATCACCCTCCTGCTTCAGAGTCATGGCAGCAATATCTTGCTCCTTACAGCATGGGTTACAGAATCAAAATCCTTTCTCAACTTCTGACTCGGAAGTTTACTGAAAGGCTGGAACCCTTTGGTTTGACTCCGTTTCACTGGTTGGTTTTATGCTGTCTATGGCAGGAAGACGGGTTGCCAACTTCAAGTATTGGCGACAAACTCCAGCAAGTGGGGGGTACGCTGACTGGTGTACTTGATCGGATGGAGGAACGGGGTTTAGTGCGTCGGGAACGGGATGTGCATGATCGCCGCATATGGCGGATTTGGCTGACTGATGCAGGTAAGGAATTGGAACGTGTTTTACCTCCGATTGCTGCCGAATTATGCGATGAAACAATGCAGGGAATTACCTCTGCCGAACGTGAGATGTTTTCTCAGCTTTTAAATCGCGCGATCGCTAACCTTTCTTAA
- a CDS encoding HlyD family secretion protein, giving the protein MADNNLNGSKSQTVILEKEVVEPEKLNTATIEAPIETPEEVIETPKKSKKPMKLILAGLGVGAIAAGAFGYNYWQYASTHQETDNATVTGNIHQVSSRIPGTIEQVLVSDNQVVQPGQLLVKLDPRDYQVKVQQAQASLENALRQAQAAQANIALSSGTSTGRTTQAQGDVSSATAAIATAQAAVKEAQAGIPAAQAEVKLAQAGIPAAQAQVAQANANLQKAQADFNRYQSLYQEGAIPRQQLDTARAAYDVAVAQKNAAIQGVEQAQARLASAQVGVAKAQSQLAQAQENVTNAQAKLAASQGGLQQATASGQDTAVKRSQYEAARAAIAQAQASLNDAQLQLSYTNITAPSAGRVGKKTAEVGNRIQAGTPLMAIVDNNYWLVANFKETQLENMQPGQPVEIKLDAFPHHTFTGKVDSISPASGAQFALLPPDNATGNFTKVVQRIPVKIIFDQKSIQGYAPRITPGMSAEVTVDVK; this is encoded by the coding sequence ATGGCGGACAATAACTTAAACGGAAGCAAGTCCCAGACGGTAATTCTTGAAAAAGAAGTAGTTGAACCAGAAAAGCTGAATACAGCCACTATAGAAGCGCCAATAGAAACACCAGAAGAAGTTATAGAAACGCCTAAGAAATCCAAAAAGCCAATGAAGTTAATTTTGGCTGGTTTGGGTGTAGGTGCGATCGCCGCAGGGGCATTTGGTTATAACTATTGGCAATATGCTTCTACCCATCAAGAAACAGATAACGCCACAGTTACCGGGAATATTCACCAAGTTAGTAGTCGCATACCAGGAACCATTGAGCAAGTATTGGTAAGTGATAACCAAGTAGTACAACCAGGACAGTTACTAGTCAAGCTTGATCCACGAGACTATCAAGTTAAGGTACAGCAAGCGCAAGCATCATTAGAAAATGCTTTACGCCAAGCCCAAGCTGCACAAGCAAATATTGCTCTATCGTCTGGAACTAGCACAGGTAGAACAACTCAAGCCCAAGGTGATGTGAGTAGTGCTACAGCTGCGATCGCTACAGCCCAAGCCGCAGTTAAAGAAGCACAAGCTGGTATCCCCGCCGCCCAAGCAGAAGTCAAACTAGCCCAAGCTGGTATCCCTGCCGCCCAAGCACAAGTAGCCCAAGCCAACGCTAACCTACAAAAAGCCCAAGCTGATTTCAACCGCTACCAAAGCCTCTATCAAGAAGGGGCTATTCCCCGCCAACAGTTAGACACAGCTAGAGCCGCTTATGATGTAGCTGTAGCTCAAAAGAATGCAGCAATTCAAGGGGTAGAACAAGCCCAAGCAAGATTAGCATCGGCGCAAGTTGGCGTAGCTAAAGCCCAATCGCAGCTAGCACAAGCCCAAGAAAACGTCACCAACGCCCAAGCTAAATTAGCCGCATCTCAAGGTGGATTACAACAAGCTACCGCCAGTGGACAGGATACCGCAGTTAAACGTAGCCAATATGAAGCTGCAAGAGCTGCGATCGCCCAAGCCCAAGCTTCGCTCAACGATGCACAGTTGCAACTATCCTACACCAACATCACAGCCCCCAGCGCCGGACGGGTAGGTAAGAAAACGGCGGAAGTAGGAAACCGTATCCAAGCTGGAACCCCCTTAATGGCAATTGTGGATAACAATTATTGGCTAGTTGCCAACTTCAAAGAAACCCAACTGGAAAATATGCAGCCAGGACAACCAGTGGAGATTAAGCTGGATGCCTTCCCCCATCATACTTTTACAGGTAAAGTTGACAGTATTTCCCCTGCATCTGGCGCACAATTTGCCCTATTACCACCAGATAACGCTACAGGTAATTTTACCAAAGTTGTCCAACGCATCCCAGTCAAGATAATTTTTGACCAAAAGAGTATTCAAGGATACGCCCCACGGATTACACCAGGGATGTCTGCTGAGGTTACTGTTGATGTTAAGTAA
- a CDS encoding class I SAM-dependent methyltransferase family protein, translating into MPKDWYEWHDLYKTEPRLQQRLEIVQEFIAYSLNASPDGALRVVSVCAGDGRDLLGTLKNHPRAKDVSARLVELNPQLVERGRATIEALGLAKQIEFVNGDATIASNYVGAVPADIVIVCGVFGNLTDEAELGRLLDNLRFLSKQGAFVLWTRGHSQGIAHSDTVRRILSASEFAEVNFKLTATGDMGVGIHRYQGENLPQPKEQQLFVFSGVPNRAR; encoded by the coding sequence ATGCCAAAAGATTGGTATGAATGGCACGACCTCTACAAGACTGAGCCAAGATTGCAGCAGCGTCTAGAAATCGTGCAGGAATTTATTGCCTATAGCTTGAATGCTTCACCAGATGGCGCTCTTCGCGTAGTGAGTGTTTGTGCTGGTGATGGAAGAGATTTACTAGGGACATTGAAAAATCATCCCCGTGCCAAGGATGTTTCTGCCAGACTAGTGGAACTCAACCCCCAATTAGTAGAACGTGGACGAGCAACTATAGAAGCCTTGGGTTTAGCCAAACAAATAGAGTTCGTTAATGGTGATGCAACGATCGCATCTAACTACGTTGGTGCAGTACCCGCAGATATTGTGATTGTTTGCGGTGTCTTTGGCAACCTGACTGATGAAGCAGAACTAGGCCGCTTACTAGATAACCTGAGATTTTTGAGTAAACAAGGTGCTTTTGTTCTCTGGACTCGCGGACATTCTCAGGGTATAGCTCATTCTGACACTGTGCGTAGAATCTTGAGTGCATCTGAATTTGCAGAAGTCAATTTTAAACTCACAGCTACAGGAGATATGGGAGTAGGTATTCATCGATATCAAGGTGAAAACTTACCTCAACCCAAAGAGCAACAATTATTTGTGTTTTCTGGCGTTCCTAATAGAGCGAGGTAA
- a CDS encoding MFS transporter → MNPKTWLQLPPAFRSKNYRLFFAGQGISLIGTWMTQLATVWLVYSLTNSPLMLGVVGFTSQIPSFFLAPFGGVFVDKFSRYRTLIGTQILAMFQSLALAVLTLTGVIQIWHIIVLSLIQGFINALDAPARQAFVPELVERREDLANAIAINSTMINGARLIGPAIGGLLIARVGVAYCFLIDGLSYIAVIAGLLAMKVKPWKVKQINGNPLQQVKEGFIYAFSFPPIRAILLLSTLVSLMGLQNTILVPIFAETILKGGAESLGFLMAASGLGALSGGIYLATRKTILGIGKLIAIAPAILGVGLIAFAISRYLPLSLFTMLFVGLGTILQIAASNTFLQTIVEEDKRGRLMSLYTMSFLGMIPVGNLLGGALANRIGAPNTLIIDGIACIIGSILFYRELPTLRKLVMPLYEERGIIAAPRKTRI, encoded by the coding sequence ATGAATCCAAAAACGTGGCTGCAACTACCACCTGCCTTTAGGTCAAAAAATTATCGATTGTTTTTTGCTGGTCAGGGAATTTCTCTTATCGGTACATGGATGACGCAACTAGCTACAGTATGGCTAGTTTATAGCTTAACTAATTCCCCCTTAATGCTAGGGGTTGTAGGATTTACTAGTCAAATTCCTAGCTTCTTCCTTGCACCCTTTGGGGGAGTGTTTGTTGATAAGTTTTCGCGGTATCGCACCTTAATCGGGACGCAGATATTAGCGATGTTTCAGTCACTAGCATTGGCTGTATTGACTTTGACTGGTGTAATTCAAATTTGGCACATTATAGTTTTAAGTTTAATTCAGGGGTTTATTAACGCCTTGGATGCACCAGCTAGACAAGCATTTGTGCCTGAATTGGTGGAACGCCGAGAAGATTTAGCTAATGCGATCGCTATTAATTCAACTATGATTAACGGGGCGCGATTAATCGGCCCGGCTATTGGTGGTTTGTTAATTGCTAGGGTTGGTGTAGCTTATTGTTTTTTGATTGATGGTTTGAGCTATATTGCCGTCATCGCTGGCTTATTGGCAATGAAAGTCAAACCTTGGAAAGTGAAGCAGATTAATGGTAATCCCTTGCAGCAAGTTAAAGAAGGATTTATTTACGCTTTTAGCTTTCCACCAATCAGAGCCATTTTATTATTATCAACCTTAGTTAGTTTGATGGGGTTACAAAATACTATTCTTGTTCCCATTTTTGCCGAAACTATCCTCAAAGGTGGTGCAGAAAGTTTAGGATTTTTGATGGCAGCTTCAGGACTGGGAGCTTTATCAGGTGGGATTTATTTAGCAACCCGCAAAACAATTTTAGGAATTGGTAAATTAATTGCGATCGCTCCCGCAATTTTAGGTGTTGGACTCATTGCCTTTGCTATTTCTAGATATCTACCGCTTTCTTTATTTACGATGTTATTTGTTGGCTTAGGCACAATCTTACAAATAGCCGCTAGCAATACATTTTTGCAAACAATTGTAGAAGAAGATAAGCGCGGTAGATTGATGAGTTTATATACCATGTCATTTTTAGGCATGATTCCTGTGGGCAATTTATTAGGTGGTGCGTTAGCTAATCGGATCGGCGCTCCTAATACTTTAATTATTGATGGTATCGCTTGTATTATTGGGTCTATTCTTTTCTATAGAGAATTACCAACTTTAAGAAAGTTAGTAATGCCTTTATATGAAGAAAGAGGAATTATTGCAGCACCGAGAAAAACTAGGATTTGA
- a CDS encoding DHA2 family efflux MFS transporter permease subunit, whose amino-acid sequence MSNTGAMRQVEKNSNVPPDYVPFRTWVGVLASMLGAFMAVLDIQITNASLQDIQASLGATLEEGSWISTAYLVAEIIVIPLTGWLSRVFSLRRYLLVNTALFIFFSICCAWAWNLNSMILFRALQGFCGGVLIPSAMTVVLTKLPPAKQAIGLAAFGITAVFAPSIGPTLGGWLTENYGWEYNFYINVVPGILMLAGIWYGIAQGKPQLQLLKQGDWWGIGSMAIGLGSLQIVLEEGSRKDWFGSQFIVRLSILAAIFLTLFFIIELTHKQPFINLRILRYRNFGLASIVNVSLGIGLYGSIYILPLYLAQVQQYNALQIGEVLIWAGMPQLLIIPFIPRLMQRIDVRFIVALGVTLFAISAFMNSGMTNQTGLDQLRWSQLVRAMGQPLIMVPLTAIATAGLHPKEAGSASGLFNMMRNLGGSIGIAVLATLLTNREQFHSNRLGDAVSLYNPDTQQRIEQMTQYFVSRGADLSTAQDQAIASISNIVRREAYVMAFNDCFYFIGLALLLSGIAVLFFKKVKATGGTVAH is encoded by the coding sequence ATGAGTAATACAGGCGCAATGCGTCAGGTAGAGAAAAATTCTAATGTCCCGCCAGATTATGTACCTTTCAGAACATGGGTAGGCGTTTTAGCCAGTATGCTAGGTGCATTCATGGCTGTGCTAGATATTCAAATTACTAATGCTTCATTACAAGATATCCAAGCGAGTTTAGGTGCAACATTAGAAGAGGGTTCTTGGATTTCTACTGCTTATTTAGTAGCAGAAATAATAGTTATACCTTTAACTGGCTGGTTATCAAGAGTATTTTCTTTACGCCGTTATTTATTAGTTAATACTGCTTTATTTATATTCTTTTCTATCTGCTGTGCTTGGGCGTGGAATCTTAACTCCATGATTCTCTTTCGTGCCTTACAAGGTTTTTGTGGTGGGGTGTTGATTCCTTCAGCAATGACAGTTGTATTGACAAAATTACCCCCAGCAAAGCAAGCAATTGGATTAGCGGCATTTGGTATTACAGCAGTTTTTGCCCCATCTATCGGCCCGACATTAGGCGGTTGGTTAACGGAAAATTACGGTTGGGAATATAACTTTTATATTAACGTAGTTCCGGGAATATTAATGTTAGCGGGTATTTGGTATGGGATTGCTCAAGGAAAACCCCAATTACAACTATTAAAACAGGGCGATTGGTGGGGAATCGGTTCTATGGCAATTGGCTTAGGCTCCCTGCAAATTGTATTAGAAGAAGGTAGCCGTAAAGATTGGTTCGGTTCACAATTTATAGTCCGCTTGAGTATACTGGCGGCAATTTTCTTAACGCTTTTCTTTATTATTGAATTAACTCACAAGCAACCATTTATTAATTTAAGAATATTACGTTATCGTAACTTCGGATTAGCCAGTATCGTGAATGTTTCTTTGGGTATAGGTTTATATGGTTCGATTTATATTTTACCTTTATATCTTGCCCAAGTTCAACAATATAATGCCTTACAAATTGGTGAAGTTTTAATTTGGGCTGGTATGCCCCAACTATTGATCATTCCCTTTATTCCTAGATTAATGCAACGCATTGATGTGCGTTTTATAGTGGCATTAGGAGTAACTTTATTTGCTATTAGTGCATTTATGAACTCAGGGATGACTAATCAAACAGGGTTAGACCAATTAAGGTGGTCGCAACTTGTACGGGCGATGGGACAACCTTTAATTATGGTTCCCTTGACAGCAATTGCTACGGCTGGACTGCATCCTAAAGAAGCCGGTTCAGCCAGTGGTTTATTTAACATGATGCGAAATCTGGGCGGTTCTATCGGGATTGCTGTTTTAGCAACTTTATTAACTAATAGAGAGCAATTTCACTCCAATAGATTAGGTGATGCAGTATCTTTATATAACCCAGATACCCAACAGCGTATCGAACAAATGACGCAATATTTTGTTAGTAGAGGTGCTGACTTAAGCACTGCTCAAGATCAGGCGATCGCATCTATATCAAATATCGTCAGACGCGAAGCTTATGTTATGGCATTTAATGATTGTTTTTACTTTATTGGTCTAGCTTTACTGCTAAGTGGTATTGCAGTTTTATTCTTTAAAAAAGTGAAAGCAACAGGTGGTACTGTTGCTCACTAA
- a CDS encoding glutathione S-transferase family protein produces the protein MSIHTLSSWEELLETARNHTPARRVKRPGQAPSTAPIPSSLHKLLPNTEPPVLLYRDTNSWCPFCERVWFALEEKEIPYATEFIDLSNKPKWYTDLVPTTLVPAARIEGNLIYESKDILLALEERFPQPALLPENPDENAVARQLVDEAETNGFRDIAYKFLREAPTDADELAKLQAAFEAKLDELEQTLAKYPGPFFVSTFSLVDIIYSPHLDRLAANLPVYRGYHLKGNPRFPRINAWFEALNQRPAYHRVKSDNITNNLLLRRRWGVEPVGNPLPLDAADSENIQYRAEAAERLSDNREVAIADIIKNSGVQALAADGDFTTVKEAVDFHLRQLADYLIHGNGENLPGGRTGGKNSSVDPIFAAVGAITFAYLRNRICAPRDMSAGAATAFRAAIDRLLTSVY, from the coding sequence ATGTCTATTCATACACTATCCAGTTGGGAAGAATTATTAGAAACTGCTAGAAATCATACCCCTGCACGGAGAGTAAAAAGACCAGGACAAGCTCCTTCTACAGCACCAATACCCAGCAGTTTACACAAACTTCTACCAAACACAGAACCGCCAGTTCTGCTTTACCGCGATACTAATTCGTGGTGTCCCTTTTGTGAGCGAGTTTGGTTTGCTCTAGAAGAAAAAGAAATTCCCTATGCCACAGAGTTTATTGATTTAAGTAATAAACCCAAATGGTACACAGACTTAGTTCCCACAACTCTTGTCCCGGCTGCCAGAATTGAGGGGAACTTAATATATGAATCCAAAGATATTCTTTTAGCTTTAGAGGAAAGATTTCCTCAGCCTGCATTATTACCAGAAAATCCAGATGAAAATGCAGTTGCTAGACAGTTAGTAGATGAAGCGGAGACTAACGGGTTTAGAGATATTGCTTATAAATTCTTGCGTGAAGCACCCACCGATGCTGATGAATTGGCAAAATTACAAGCAGCATTTGAAGCTAAGTTAGATGAACTTGAGCAAACATTGGCTAAATATCCTGGCCCCTTCTTCGTCAGTACATTTAGCTTAGTTGACATTATATACAGCCCCCATTTAGATAGATTGGCGGCTAACTTACCTGTGTATCGAGGCTATCACCTGAAAGGAAATCCACGTTTTCCTCGAATTAATGCTTGGTTTGAGGCCTTGAATCAACGCCCTGCATATCACAGAGTCAAATCTGATAATATTACTAACAATTTACTGTTGCGTCGTCGATGGGGTGTAGAACCGGTTGGTAATCCCTTACCTCTGGATGCAGCCGATAGCGAAAATATTCAATACCGAGCCGAAGCAGCCGAGAGACTAAGCGATAATCGAGAAGTTGCGATCGCAGATATTATCAAAAATTCTGGAGTCCAAGCATTAGCAGCAGATGGTGACTTTACCACAGTTAAAGAAGCTGTTGATTTTCACCTCCGACAACTGGCTGATTACCTCATTCATGGCAACGGCGAAAATTTGCCGGGTGGTCGGACTGGTGGTAAAAATAGCAGTGTTGATCCTATCTTCGCTGCTGTGGGGGCGATTACTTTTGCGTATCTAAGAAATCGCATCTGTGCGCCTCGTGATATGAGTGCCGGTGCAGCAACGGCATTCCGCGCGGCGATAGATAGGCTGTTGACATCGGTGTATTAG